GTCTGGATCGGCATTTTCTCGTGCCtgccgatccgataccgatacgcATTTTTTTCAAATATCGGCGGCCGATCCGATCCAAATATCGGATCGGGACAAGCCTACTTCTGATATTACAATTATCACTTTttttcaacataaaaaaataacgaaTACAGAACAAGGAACTATTAACACTGAGGATGCCTTAAATTATTGTGCAacaaaaattaagtaaaacagataaaaaaaataaaataaaaaaataaataataatataaaatagtttTCTGGGTTTTAGTTTAGTCTGTTTGTGTTTCAACGAAATCTGGTCTTTCATTCTTCATGTAAAATGTCCATTTTGACCATAGTTTTCCAAATTTTGACATTTGCAGCCTAAgtgcaaatgtaattttttccatTACATATATTTCATTAACTATATTAATCCATTCTTCCATTACTGGGGGATCAGGTATATGCCATTTCCTTGTTATGGCTTTTTTACTTGCAATCAAAAGAATATTCCACAGATACCTATTTGATCCTATTGCTCCTTTAATGTTTTCTCTAGTTGAttcatgccaataatttgacccttgtaaaacagaaaaacatttcCCATGACCACAGCACGTGTCTTTCCACATGGATGTTGAACAAATGAAAAGCTACTCACTACATTAGTtcgggttaaataacttgttgccagcttaAACACAATCACCCTTGTGGTAATTAGCCTTCTCGGTGGTGAGTTTTTCATTAAACATCCCCTTTTCTGAGGTATCAGAGTTTGCATAAAGCATAAGAtgagtttttttccccccacatgGAGACTGATGAGAATGTTGGCATGTAGGAAACTGTCAATCACTTAGGACTGTTTTTGCAAAAATGTCTCTAACAATAATATAGTGAATATAATTAGTATTAGTTATTTCTTTAGTATACAgcagctaataaaataaaattttcatgacaaataaaacattatttacctTCTTTGGAAGGAAGTACACTCCCAATGGATatttgctggtgttggtccagaGCTCGATTTGTGCAAGAACCTGGTTGGTAAAGGAGTTGCTCATAACAAAGCTGGGGTGACCCATGGCACAGCCAAGGTTCACCAGACGCCCTTCAGCCAGAACGATCACATGACGACCGCTCTTCATGCGATAACGGTCCACCTAAAGGTTATGGGGAATTAAAGAGTTTTAAACACAAACAGATTACTCAGATCTAAACATTGCTAAATGCGAGTGTGTTTACAGAGAATTTAGATTTAGATAAATTTGCTTATGGATTCATAACAGGGCATTCATTAACATTTTAAGGATAATATTTTTCCAGCACCGCTCTAGCAGACTTGATAAACAATCTCAAAAACAATTAACACTAACTAAAGAAAAACTGATTAAGGTGGGTGTAGACCATATTTCAACAGTTTTATTAATATCTATAGATATGAAAAATGGGATCAGAATTTATAGTTTTTCTTTTGTCTGAAATACCCAAATCGGCTCTAAAGTGCATGggtgtttaaaaaacactgctAATTTGTTACCTGAGGTTTAACGTTGATCCGCTCAGCGGCATTTTCATTCATCCACTTCATGTCGATTTCACAGTCAAAATGACCGATGTTGCAAACAATGGAGTCATCCTTCATCTGCTCGAAGTGTCTAAAGTGAGTAAAACATTGTgtgattatcatttttttttattgtgtgtgtgtgtgtgtgtgtgtgtgtgcttgggtTTAGGGTCATACCTGCCCAGAATAATATCCTTACAACCAGTTGTGGTCACAAAGATATTGCCCTCCTTGCATGCTTCATCCATTGTGGTTACCTCATATCCTGTATAATTAATAAGCAGAACAGTGCAATTAATAAGACAGTACACCCCAACCAGTGCTCAGGAATGCCTCCCTTTGACAGACATCACAGGCTACAGACACGCTCTGTTTTCACGCTCTTCTGGCAGAACACTTTAGGATCCACTAGATGTTTTGTGAACTCAGTGGTGGCTAAACACTAATGCACTTACAATATTAAAACAGTGAATTACAGTGTCAGTGGCAGACAGGATAAACACATACCCTCCATGGCGGCCTGCAGGGCATTGATGGGGTCGATCTCTGTGACAATGACTCTGGCACCGAATCCTCTGAGAGCCTGGACACATCCCTTACCCACATCACCATACCCAGCCACTACCGCCACCTTACCAGCTATCATCACATCCGTTGCCCGCTTAATGCCGTCAATCAGAGACTCACGGCAGCCATACAGATTGTCAAACTTGCTCTGAAGGAGGAACAGAATATCAAGTCAAACTCTGCAGCTCATTCAAAACCCTCCAAACACTGTAAAATCACATTTATACAAAGTGACGAGGAGACATGAAAGATTATCAGATCAATTCTAAAAAAACATTACCTTGGTAACTGAGTCATTCACATTGATGGCTGGAATTTTGAGGTCTCCCTTCTTCAGCATTTTGTAGAGGTTATGAACACCAGTGGTGGTCTCCTCTGAAACACCCTTAATTCCTAAAAAGTAAGTTAAGGAAAATTTTAGTCCAACACTGCCACCAGTACATATTCAAATAAACTGCaaataacatttatattacattatacataCTAATTTCTACATTGGGTAGGTAGTCCCACTTACAATCAATCGATATTTATTCAAATTAAATTATCTAAATACAATGTCTGTGCAAAGTCTTCCCTAACCCTGATGTTTTCAATTCTAATTGCTTAATTTCTATACCATCATGGTCaatgtagtttacagaataaaataaatatacacctTTATGtcgaagacaaaaaaaaattggttggttgttggggttttattgccacgtCAGCACATATTTGGTTTTGTCCAGACAGCCTAAAGTTGTTAAAAGTTCTAGTACGATAAGGGAAATATATTTTGctacaaatgtattaaattagGTGCTTGGGGTTAAGATGCGATAAGAACTTTAAGATCTTCCCTGGTGTTCTTTTCTTGGTAGTAAGATTGTCTTCAGTACTTCACTAttataagtcactttggacaaaagtgtctgccaaatgtaacgtaatgtaatgtaatgtcttaTATGGTAATAGCAAGGACTGTTGAGGAGGATGCTTTGGTGGTATTTGGTCATTTGTTATTAAGTGTCCATGTGTTCAATATGAGTGACCTATGCGGCACCTTGTGTAGATTGTCTGATTTGACCTTGAGTTGTGCTTGCGGTGTTGTAAGCAGCAGTGTGTATGCTTAAGCTGTGAAGATGGTACTATGGCTTGGTAGGAGATTTGATCACATTTGGTTTTCTTTCAAACAAGTTTCAGAGAGTACTGTTGAAGGCTGGGTTTCGATCATTTCCTTGGAGCTTTATGGAGTTATGTTCTGAAGGCCCCTAAGACTAGTCATAGGCCTTGGTGAATAATGGTATTCagtgattttatgtatgatgtgcTGCCATCGTCCAGTTGTGAAtggatgatttttttaaataattgcttCAGCAAGGAGTATTCAGCTAGTGGGGAATGAAGAAGAGTTTCCTATCCATTATTAGGCCTAGGAACCTGCTTTCCTTCTCTACCTTGATGCAATCTCCATCTAGAAATAGGTTTGGTTTAGGATGAAGTGATCTTTTTCTGGCAGAAATAATTGGATATCGTCTTTGTTTTTGGAGAATTTAAAtccattgttattgttattatgcaTGTTGTTAATGGTCTGTTGTAATGCCCTTTCTAGAGTTTTCATATCTGTTGCAGATAAAAAGATCTTCTACATACAGACAGCACATAATACTCGGGCCTATAGATTGAGGGATGTTGTTAGTTTTGAGGCTGAAGAGGGTTACCGACAGAATACTCCCTTGAGGCACTCCTAGTTCTTCAATGTGAGGTTCAGAAAAGGTGTTATTTATCTTAACGCTAAACTTTGTCCATTATGAAGTTTTCAATAAGTGGGTAGTCACCCACATAGGCCCATCTGAAACATATCCTTAGGTATACCGCATTTCCATGTTGTATCATATGTTTCTCTAAATAAAAGAAGACCGCTACTATGTGCTGTTTATTAAGGACACAGGTACTGATGCATGTTTCAATCCAGATTAGGTGGTGTATTTGTTCTTCTTACTTTTCTAAGGCTGCTTTGAAACTTGCTTAACATGTTGTTCTTTTCTAGGAACCACAGTCTGCGACTCAAGATTCTTTCCATAGTTTTGCACAGGCACACACAGATCAAGTTTCTATGCTCCTACTTCAGATTTAGACTacagaaactcatttttaaaaggacaatttctttcattcattcattcattcattcatccatcatcATTGTGGAAGAAAGTAATCTCACCTGATAGCAGTTTGGGGTATTTCTGGTGAACCAGGTTGGTCAGATCTCCTCCATCGTCCAGAATCATGTTGAGGGGCTGACCATCCTTAAAGTACAGGGTCTGCTCAATGCACCACACATATTCTTCATCAGTCTCCCCCTTCCAGGCGTACACTAAAACATGATGCAAAACCAGACAGAAAATGTTGGCACAGTATAGAAAGCAAACAAACCAtataatgttttactttttttattgaaaacagtATAAATCCAAAAAATGATTGAGCTTTATCTGCCATACCATGACAGAACCTGCCTTTGGAATGTgtagcaggcctgaaatgcagatcTCAACGTGCGGTCATAGCCAAAAGTGTTAACACCCCTGAAAatgttcaaggattcaaggattcaaggagattttattgtcattcgcatcttatgtggtacatgaggtggaacgaaattgtgatctcacgatccagtttacacccaggagctgttattaaatagatatatagataaaagttcaataaaggaatacaataaaatagaatatacaaaatagttaaagataaataccccaaatgaaataaatagaaagagtagacaggttgcaacaacaagtccagagtgcaaatgtgctatagcagcatgaaatgaattagagcagtagaaaataaagtgtctcagtgcgggtaaagtgaccgtgtttgtgcagtaattgtccttgtgtgtcagtgcagtgtgttgttaagtggagtttaagagtcttacagcttccggaatgaagctgtttctcagtctggttgttttgcacttgatgctccgcagcctccgtcctgagggaagcgggacaaaaagtgcatgtgctgggtgggtgggatccttcctgatgcaggtggccctcttcctgcatctggaggtgtagatgtccatggtgctggggaagctgactccaacaatcctctgtgcagccttcaccaccctctgcagagctttcctgtctgcagcagagcagcttccatgccacacgttgatgctggagcacacgacgctctccaccacacatctgtagaaggaggtgaggactgcgctcccgagtccagctcgtctcagcctcctgaggaagtagagccgctgatgtgccttctcgattatttttttttttgcaatttacatacatacacatttacTTTGTATGTATTGGAGCGAGAACGAGGACAAGGACGACAACAACAACAACGAcgagggagggaaaaaaaaaaaacaaaaaaaaaacgagtttATAATTTATCTCTGATTCCttctgctgctcgttccccaacgctaactccacccccgaggttgccagcacgCAACACTATACTACAGCGATCGGCGCTGCAGCAAAGGAgcttagctagcagagctggttcagttttacacctcagctgctacacagcttaaaaagcctcagcatgtctcaaaaagctcagtgacaaaagcaggaatataacaagtgtgaatattggcagtgagtttgaacggtagagacttagagctcaaataaactacaagatcaacccagagctgctacttttatcctgaacaggtaagctaactggctagctaattcagtcaggttcTTTATCACCACCAttagatgtgcttactagggacgAGCTGTCTCTCATGTGGGGCTCACTCGCCGAGCGGGGGGCATAGCCTCGCCGGGCGCGGGGCTCACTCACCgattgaaattggactgctgtagccatttcacacactcgctctcaggtctTACATAATGCATCTTTAAGTAAAAACCAACACTGGAAAAATAACACATATGTTACTTTCGAACACAAGGACAGTTCACTAGACAGACCATTTCAACCTGGTCAATTAGTACCCTTCACAAAGGTTTCCCATGCTATTCCCGGCTGACTGCAGATCTAACCTAAATTCACAGCACATAATTTATCTAAAGAATGTCCAAGTTTGGCTAATTGGGATGTGTCTTTGGGTGTAGAAATCTGCAGGAAAGTGACTCTCCTGTAAAAGGGATTGGAAACCCCTGGTCTAGCTGTTGGTTCATAAGGTGCAAGGTGTTGAGTAAGGCATTGCTGTACAGTATTTTTGGATGCTAAAGTGTTTCTTGGCAGTTGCAAAGGTTTTCAAACAGCTCTCATGATGTAAAATTATCCAGCCAGGTTAATACAGTTGCCCCATCAATGGTCATCAGTCCCTCATTCAATTATTTGGGAATCAAAATGTATCCTTCTTTATCAAAGGTAACAAAAGAAAATTGTGATACCTTAATGCATAAGTTTCATGTGAACCTCTATCCCTGGAGCTAAAGGGCTCACTTGCAGGTAGAATTTCAGTGATCAAGATATCCTTACACCACCCTCCCCCCTTAAAGTTATAGATAAAACATGCTAGAATCAAACAGACTACTCTGATGAcccctccaccatattttacagggaTGAGGtgttgatggtgtgctgtgccttttttcctccacacatagcattgtgttCTCCTtcaaaaacaactaaattttggttttatttatcCACAgaatatttagccagtactgcacTGCGAATGTTACCATGTTAtgctcaataaaaccatgcaaagatagatttttgtgtggtattagtttaagaagACTGTTTGTCTATTGATGAAGATTAGAACATATTTAATTACCAATTCttacagaaatccaagtaatcccaaagggttcacatattttctTGCAACTGCACTGAGGAAGCTTTGATCAAACTTCATAGGCTGCCAGGCTTACCATATACTGGTAATACCATATACTTGGACAATAACAATTAAGACATTTTGACGCCCAGACTAAAAGTAGAGCttggcgatatggcccaaaaaacatctacgattaaaaaaaatctatttttttaattttcatccattttttccccctactgaaaatcaaactacagatgataaagaaatggttaaaaaagtttatttattttgttttcacttaaatttCCCATTTGTGGTTTAAGTACAACCACAAGCAAGCAAAAGACatttgtaaacagtgagaacatctagtaatttttagaaagctttctccaacctATTTTAAGTACCGACACAATGCACCGTCAACCTCAACCTCAgggatgtgtactgagccccctGCTGTTCACTTTGATGACTCATGACTGTGTCCCTAGGTCTGCCACTAATCACATTGTGAAGTTCGCAGACGACACTACAGTGGTGGGTCTCATCAAAGATGACAACGACCTAGCCTACAGAGAGGAAGTCGACCTGCTGGTGGGTTGGTGCAGTGCTAACAACTTGATCCTGAATGTGGATAAAACAAAGGAGATCATCATCGACTTCAGGAAGAACCAGCCCAGCCATACTCCTCTCTTTATTAACACCATGGCTGTGGAGGTGGTCAGCAGCGTAAAGTTCCTAGGGGTGCACATCACAGACAACCTCACCTGGTCTGTAAACACCATGTCACTGGTCAAGAGGGCCCAACAGCGCCTGCACTTccaggatataaaaaaaaaaaaaaaaaaaaaaaaaaaaaaccacctgCCCCCGCCTATCTTCATTACATTCTACAGAAGCACCATAGAGAGCATTTTGACGAGCTGCATCTCTGTGTGGTGTGGAGGCTGTTGCGCCTCTGACTGGAAGAATATGAGGAGAGTGGTGAGGACAGCGGAGAAAATCGTTGGGACTTCTCTTCCCCCCCATCCAGGACCTTGCATTAGTACGCTGCATATCACGAGCGCACATCATCAGTGACCCCTCACATCCTCACTATGGTCTGTTTTCCCTGCTGGCTTCTGGAAAAAGATACAGGAGTATGCGGTGCAGGACCACCAggttctgtaacagttttttcccccaagctatTAGAATGTTACTCCTAAACTCCTAAAACCTTGGTCAATTTAAGAAAACTCTGAGTACTAGTTATTTACTTTTTCACACTTTACATATTTCTAACTGCACAAGTCactttatttatagatatttatgaTTCTATCATAGAGGTGTGTATATATTTGAAGATGTACATTGTGTATCTATGTGATATATCTATACTTAATATTCATGctgctaaatgtatttatttttctctgtatttttgcGAGTCAATTCAACGAAATTTAATTCTGCATACAGGAGTGTATTAAGAATGACAATAAATGAAGTCTAATctaagtctaaataaataaatatcctcaaaaaacaaatagaaataaataaatgataattatttataaatataaataattgatAAAACTGACTAAATTGAAAAGTAGTataatttaatatgctattaagatAAGACttttccctaaaaaaaaaaaaaataaaaaaaaaaaatggtattgtCCCATCACTAGAGTCCATTTTAGAGAGTTTGTCTGGATGAACGAACACACCTAAACACCcacacccccacacccacctgGGACACCGGTCTTAGCAATGGCTGCAGCAGCATGATCCTGAGTGGAGAAGATGTTACAGCTGGACCACTGGACCTGAAGAGGAGGGGTAAACATATAAAATCAGCTTAAGTCTGTCAGTTTTTAAATTCAGTTGCAACTTCAGGCTCCTGCTCTCTTACATGCTTGCTCATTTATGAGAAGTCTGTTACTGATAAACCAGCACAGCACTGAGGCTGGAAAATCCCAGTTCCACAGGGAAACCAATGAAAAGAGTAACAAAGAGACTCCTCTCATGATTTTCATAACATACCAGCAGATCCTTAATAGTTTCACTCCTAGTCACTCACTCAGAAATTAACACAAACCATTACctattaaatataattacagTTTCAGAACACAGAGCTAATAATTTATTCTGCCATGAGCCTAAACTTCACTTTGCAACACTGAGAAAGTATCTATTAAAGATACTTTAAAAGTTTCTATTAAATTGACTCAATAGGGAATCTGTGTTGTCAACATTAATCAGCCAGAAACACATATACAAAACTCTTTTTTAGGGTTTATAGGTTGTTTCAGAATGACGGGTATGTTAGACATTTGAATATAGGTCacctattaaatatataaaacatcttAAGAGTAATCAATGTATTACAGTGTGGATTGTATACCCGCTAGTCTTGAGAGCCTGTAAGTGGTGAGCAGCTGTTTATTATGGTTTACGTGTCTGTTTTAAGCCCaacattaatataattttaaaactaaTTATAAAGAGGTCTCTGGGTAAGGCTCTCTGGGGGTTTACAACTCTAAAATCTATAAACCAGGTCAATATTATGATCAGGATTAGCGCTCACCTCGGCTCCGAGTGCAGTGAGGGTTTCGATCAGGACAGCGGTCTGAAGGGTCATGTGTAGACAGCCGGCAATACGAGCTCCTTTCAGAGGTTTGGTTGGTCCATAAACCTCCCTCATCTTCATCAGCCCCGGCATCTCATTCTCCGCAATGTCAATTGCCTTCCTCCCCCACTCAGCCAGGCTTATATCagctgcatacacacacaaaagaacCATAAAGGAGAGATAGTCTGTTGAAGTCTGAAAAGTATGGCCAACACAGACTGAATCacagaatggaaaaataaataatttgcagACATTCAAAGTGAAGTTAAAAGATATAATTTAGGACTGTGCAGAATTCAGAGTTTATATTCTTTGAGCAAATTATTATTTACTTTCAAATTCTcctttggagcatttctaatgTTCTTCAGTCTAGCTAATGTTATTAATGACATCTCACTACTGACGTTTTCTCTCCTTCAATAAGTTACAAGACCTATAGGTGCTAGAAGTCTGTCGTTGAGGAGAATATCCTTACTTGAGTAAAAGAAGACTACAGACAACatgcttttttgctttttaaaatacGTGTTGTATTTGTTTGTGCACTTGTTTTAGGGTCATGACATTGGCAACTTAGGTCATCTTCACTAAatgcattttgtatatttatgaTTGGTTAAGGACAAATATTGGTAAGAGAAGCACAATTATGCAACTACAACATTTTAAATTACAATAGCTATTTTCACACAATGGAGTCATACTTATATTGGACAGAGAGCACAACAAAGTTGCATTTTAAAAGAATTTCCAGACAACTTAGTCATCTGATTCAGTCAGTAATCAGAAATTCCTTATTTCCACTATAGGTAACTAGCCATTTAAATAGTAAACGGAATAACTTAAGTATGGGAGGAGCAACATGCCCTGAGCCCCGACTCATCTAGTGTCCTATAAATACCTTCTACATAGCTTAAGTTTCAAGTCATCTCACCCCTTCATCATCTGGTGGGTTGTGTGCAAGTTCAAACCTAGTCTAGTTGTAACGTAACTGTATACTAAATTCACACTTGCCCATTACTAAATCAAAACAGGTTGCACCACAAAAACTAGTATACATGTTAGAGCTAGTAGCTACTAACTATTTACACCTACACCACCTAACAGCTGTAAGTTGTAACTGATCCAATGAAAACAATCATATGGCTTGAAGCTTTGAGcaggattaatatatatatatatatatatatatatatatatatatatatatatatatatatatatatatatatatatatatatatatatatatatatatatatatatataaaataaaacaagataatgcaaacctacatatatatatgtatgtacacataTATAGTGCATGAaatattacagatttattttatttttgcatttttgtcatacttacatttttcagattgactgattaataaatcagacaaatataacctgggtaaatataaaaaaaacacttttaaatgattttatttgagggaaaaaactatccaaaccagtctAGCCACCCATATAAATTAactatgattaatcacacttttttgaaAGCTGGAAAGGTCCATTTCTTTacccacaaccaggcctgattactgtcagacctgtagaCTCAAGAAACCACATTATGCCACAACTGAAGAAAAAACATAAGAAAACAGTCAttgaccacagtgagagccattattcacaaatggagaaaccaggagtggcagaaattattccaaaagggcatggacaattcatccaggaggtcacaaaagaacccagaacaacttgcctcagttaaggtcagtgttaattattcaataataaaaaagagaccgGATGAAATGGTCTCTATGGGAGAgttacaaggcaaaaaacactgctgaccaagaAGAACACAATGGTCCAATcttacatttaccaacaaacaccttgatgatctccaggactttgggtaaacaGCCTTTGAACTGATGTGACAAAATTTGAACTTTTTAGAAATTGTGTCTCCTGTAACATGTGCCGTTAAACTACCACATAATCTCAGAACAAGAATtttatactgaatgtaaaacatggtggtagtgtgatggtctctgctggacaacttgctgtaatatatgaaaccaggaattctgctgtttaccagacaatccttaAGAAGAATGTGCAGCCATCTGTTTGTCATTTCAAGCTCTGCAGTatttgggttttgcagcaggacaaagaatgaaagcacacaaacaaatgcaTCTCAGaatggtacaaaaaaaaacaacaatgtttggtTTGCAAAAATGTTTTCGAGTCAGCTAGTCAAAATCTGAGATGTTGTGACATAATCTTAAACAGGCTGATCATGCTTCAAAACCAtgcaatgtggctgaattaaaacaatcctGTAAAGAAgaagatgtgaaagactcattgccagttattggtaaagctttactgcagttgttgctgccatgGGTGGCACAACTAAATTATTATTAGGGgcatttttttacacagggctagattggtttgaatgtatatttttcccctttaataaataaaatcataatttgaaaagtgctttatgttTATTCAGGTTATTTTTGATAATgtttattgataaagaaattattttgcaatataatataaaattacaattaaatataaagCATGTTTAATTATCACAGTGAATTACAAGATGGCAGCCTCCACCTAATGATAAAAcgtgtgttttttaatgtttagacAGTGCTGCACTCAGTGAACTAGCTATTGCAATTCCGACCTTCGTGGCGAGGTGGTGCTGTAATGTACATAGACCAGTTCACccagaaaaacacatacaaagaAGACTCTGCCGTGAGCCGCACAtaagagcctttttttttttaaacacgcgTGTCTTTAACTGACTTTAACTGATTTAAAGTAAACCGGAGACCCATCTCGGTTCCTCTCCTCATCCACAAATATGCAAAATGCAACTAAGGCACAGACcaggtgtgtgtatttgtattagGCGTAGTGCACTATGCACATAAAATAGCACGATATTACCAGTGTTAATAGTTTTACACGCACTTTTAAGAACTTTAACTTTCAaccccataataataataatcataatattattattacaataggTCCCCAACACTTTTAGAATGTCACCTTATTTCTGAAAGCTGATCTCTGGACCCTCAATCCAGCCATACAAAgtccaacaaaaaaaattaaccagttaCACATTCTTTCATCTCAGTGTTGCTTGACACAGACTTCTAATAGAAAAAGATCTGGTGATGTAATCGATACAATCAATACAGCCAGCACAGCACCTTCATCTTATCATGGGACTGAAACACGACATGTGTTCAGTCTTAGTTCAACCACGTGTCCATTAATACTCTGAGTAAGGTTTCAAAACTGTCCGCTAATGCTGCCTTCAGCTCTACCTCCGACTTGAACAGTTCAACAGTTCCTTTAAACAGTTTACGTTTTTTTGGTcgggaaaaaaacattaacacgataaaaaatatatattttc
This DNA window, taken from Astyanax mexicanus isolate ESR-SI-001 chromosome 5, AstMex3_surface, whole genome shotgun sequence, encodes the following:
- the ahcy gene encoding adenosylhomocysteinase, producing MSEKLPFKVADISLAEWGRKAIDIAENEMPGLMKMREVYGPTKPLKGARIAGCLHMTLQTAVLIETLTALGAEVQWSSCNIFSTQDHAAAAIAKTGVPVYAWKGETDEEYVWCIEQTLYFKDGQPLNMILDDGGDLTNLVHQKYPKLLSGIKGVSEETTTGVHNLYKMLKKGDLKIPAINVNDSVTKSKFDNLYGCRESLIDGIKRATDVMIAGKVAVVAGYGDVGKGCVQALRGFGARVIVTEIDPINALQAAMEGYEVTTMDEACKEGNIFVTTTGCKDIILGRHFEQMKDDSIVCNIGHFDCEIDMKWMNENAAERINVKPQVDRYRMKSGRHVIVLAEGRLVNLGCAMGHPSFVMSNSFTNQVLAQIELWTNTSKYPLGVYFLPKKLDEEVAAAHLDKLGVKLTKLTENQAKYLGLPCEGPFKPDHYRY